One part of the Synechococcales cyanobacterium T60_A2020_003 genome encodes these proteins:
- a CDS encoding aspartate kinase, which yields MALIVQKYGGTSVGTVERIQAVAQRVKRAAEQGNSLVVVVSAMGKTTDGLVKLANDISSSPSRREMDMLLSTGEQVSIALLTMALHEIGQPAISMTGAQVGIVTEAEHSRARILDIQTERLERHLHDGKVVVVAGFQGVSSTEDLEITTLGRGGSDTSAVALAAALKADACEIYTDVPGILTTDPRLVPEAQLMTDITCDEMLELASLGAKVLHPRAVEIARNYGVTLVVRSSWTDEPGTRVTSPLNQPRSLQGLEIVHPVDAIELDTDQAKVALLRVPDCPGIAARLFGEIAVQDLDVDLIIQSIHEGNTNDIAFTVTKDSLNQAEAVAEAIAPVLRNPESTAPDEAEVMTDPGIAKVSIAGAGMIGRPGVAAQMFTALADAGVNIQMISTSEVKVSCAIAMEDCDRAVDALCQAFDVDRSPIIPGFEHAPKDIISDAPPVRGAALDRNQAQIAVRHVPDRPGMASRIFRILADHGVSVDMIIQSQRCRLLNGVPTRDIAFTVAQADAKTAQEVLEQVSPELGFSEVVVDTAIAKVSIVGTGMVNRPGVAAKMFRALANEKINIQMIATSEIKISCVVSEEDGVRALQAVHGAFELAGDRAIQVPA from the coding sequence ATGGCGCTGATTGTCCAAAAATATGGAGGAACTTCCGTTGGAACGGTAGAACGGATCCAGGCCGTTGCCCAACGAGTCAAACGTGCGGCGGAGCAAGGGAACTCGCTGGTGGTGGTGGTATCGGCAATGGGTAAAACAACCGATGGCCTGGTGAAGTTAGCCAACGACATTTCTAGTAGTCCCAGTCGGCGCGAGATGGATATGCTCCTTTCGACAGGAGAACAGGTTTCCATTGCGCTACTGACGATGGCTCTCCATGAAATTGGACAACCTGCCATTTCGATGACGGGTGCCCAAGTGGGAATTGTGACCGAAGCTGAGCATAGCCGCGCCCGAATTCTCGACATTCAAACCGAACGACTAGAACGACATCTCCACGATGGCAAAGTTGTGGTCGTCGCTGGTTTCCAGGGGGTTAGCTCTACAGAAGACCTGGAAATTACCACCCTGGGCCGGGGAGGATCGGATACCTCGGCAGTGGCCTTGGCAGCAGCATTGAAGGCGGATGCCTGCGAAATTTATACCGACGTTCCGGGCATTCTGACCACTGACCCTCGCCTGGTTCCCGAAGCGCAGTTGATGACGGATATCACCTGTGATGAAATGCTGGAACTGGCCAGCCTAGGGGCAAAAGTGCTGCATCCACGGGCGGTGGAAATTGCCCGAAATTATGGCGTAACGCTGGTGGTGCGATCGAGTTGGACGGATGAGCCGGGTACCCGCGTCACTTCACCCTTAAATCAGCCGCGATCGCTCCAGGGTCTCGAAATTGTACATCCCGTAGACGCCATTGAGTTGGATACTGACCAGGCGAAAGTTGCACTGTTGCGGGTTCCCGACTGCCCTGGTATTGCTGCCCGCCTGTTTGGGGAAATTGCGGTGCAAGACCTGGATGTGGATTTGATTATCCAATCCATCCACGAAGGCAACACTAACGATATTGCCTTCACGGTTACGAAAGACTCCCTGAATCAAGCGGAAGCCGTGGCGGAAGCGATCGCCCCTGTCCTGCGTAATCCAGAATCCACGGCACCCGACGAAGCGGAAGTGATGACCGATCCGGGCATTGCCAAGGTCAGCATTGCTGGAGCCGGAATGATTGGACGTCCGGGGGTGGCGGCGCAGATGTTTACCGCCCTTGCCGACGCTGGCGTGAATATCCAAATGATCTCCACGTCTGAGGTGAAGGTGAGTTGTGCGATCGCCATGGAAGACTGCGATCGCGCTGTGGATGCCCTTTGCCAAGCATTTGATGTGGATCGATCGCCGATCATCCCCGGATTTGAACACGCGCCCAAAGACATCATCTCCGATGCCCCCCCAGTTCGGGGGGCTGCCCTGGATCGGAATCAGGCTCAGATTGCCGTGCGTCACGTTCCCGATCGCCCTGGTATGGCCTCGCGAATTTTTAGAATCCTGGCCGATCACGGTGTTAGTGTAGACATGATTATTCAGTCCCAGCGCTGCCGTTTACTGAACGGAGTGCCAACACGGGATATTGCATTTACGGTGGCTCAAGCCGATGCCAAGACGGCTCAAGAGGTGTTGGAACAGGTTTCGCCAGAGCTAGGATTTAGCGAGGTGGTGGTGGATACGGCGATCGCCAAGGTCAGCATTGTCGGCACGGGCATGGTCAACCGTCCGGGAGTGGCGGCCAAGATGTTCCGAGCCTTAGCGAACGAAAAGATCAATATTCAGATGATTGCTACCTCCGAAATCAAAATTAGCTGCGTTGTTTCTGAGGAAGACGGGGTACGGGCGCTACAGGCGGTTCATGGGGCGTTTGAACTGGCGGGCGATCGCGCTATCCAGGTTCCGGCTTAG